A genomic stretch from Candidatus Rokuibacteriota bacterium includes:
- a CDS encoding NAD-dependent epimerase/dehydratase family protein: protein MPRALILGGAGFIGYHLAARLANDGYTLTLVDDLSRGRRDPEIETLCARSSVTLVQADLTRPDALAELPRAWDHVFMLAAVVGVRNVETDPARVVRTNTLALMHLLDWLGPESGALFFASTSETYAGGVSAGTVPVPTGEDVPLTIEDIRAPRFAYAASKILGEAAVIHTAHARGLHAVIGRFHNVYGPRMGVDHVIPELSLRALRREDPFRVYGADQRRAFCHVSDAVEAMLRLMAAQTAWGQIVNIGNDTEETRVEDLARLVLKMAHIAPVLERLPAPAGSVARRCPDLSRLRALTGFSPQVSLETGVGETFAWYHEWRERAGRPQ from the coding sequence ATGCCTAGGGCGCTCATCCTCGGCGGGGCGGGCTTCATCGGCTACCACCTGGCGGCGCGTCTCGCGAACGACGGCTACACGCTGACCCTGGTGGACGACCTCTCGCGCGGCCGGCGCGACCCGGAGATCGAGACGCTGTGCGCCCGATCGAGCGTCACGCTCGTTCAAGCGGACCTGACGCGCCCGGACGCGCTTGCGGAGCTGCCGAGGGCGTGGGATCACGTCTTCATGCTGGCGGCCGTGGTGGGCGTGCGCAATGTCGAGACAGACCCGGCCCGGGTCGTGCGCACCAACACGCTGGCCCTCATGCACCTCCTCGACTGGCTGGGACCCGAGTCGGGCGCTCTCTTCTTCGCTTCGACCAGCGAGACCTACGCGGGCGGCGTCTCGGCCGGCACGGTGCCGGTACCGACGGGCGAGGACGTGCCCCTGACGATCGAAGACATCCGCGCGCCGCGCTTCGCCTACGCCGCGAGCAAGATCCTCGGCGAGGCGGCCGTGATTCACACGGCGCACGCCCGCGGGCTTCACGCAGTGATCGGCCGCTTTCACAACGTCTACGGTCCTCGGATGGGCGTCGATCACGTCATCCCGGAGCTGTCGCTCCGTGCGCTCCGCCGTGAGGATCCCTTTCGGGTTTACGGCGCCGACCAGCGCCGAGCGTTCTGCCACGTGTCCGATGCGGTCGAGGCCATGCTGCGGCTCATGGCGGCCCAGACGGCGTGGGGGCAGATCGTCAACATCGGCAACGACACCGAGGAGACGCGCGTGGAGGACCTGGCGCGTCTGGTGCTGAAGATGGCGCACATCGCGCCGGTGCTCGAGCGCCTGCCGGCGCCGGCGGGCTCGGTTGCGCGCCGCTGCCCCGACCTGAGCCGTTTGCGGGCGCTGACCGGCTTCTCCCCCCAGGTCTCGCTGGAAACCGGTGTCGGCGAGACCTTCGCGTGGTATCACGAATGGCGGGAACGGGCAGGACGGCCGCAGTGA
- the neuC gene encoding UDP-N-acetylglucosamine 2-epimerase, with translation MTVGTRRIGVVTVSRSDYGHLRPVLDGIRRASDLELVLFAAGMHLAPEFGSTVGEIEADGVPIAERVPMLEPGDSPEAIAASTGRGVEGFARAFARQRPNLVVVLGDRFEMLAAAVAALPFALPVAHIHGGEVSEGAMDNQIRHAITKLAHLHFASAEVHARRIAHMSEEAWRIHAVGAPGLDRIATTAPLSRDALARELDLPLDGPWLLVTFHPVTLEYRETASHVEELLAALEKTDGTLVVTYPNADTSGRLIIERLEEFAARHPRRCRLVRSLGERLYLSLLRHADLMIGNSSSGLIEAPSFGLPVVNVGARQRGRLRGGNVIDVKPSREDILRGIEAAQAPAFRAIARAAGNPYGDGRAAPRIVEVLRTVPLDARLVQKRFADPTGGA, from the coding sequence ATGACGGTCGGCACGCGCCGCATCGGAGTCGTCACGGTCAGCCGCTCGGACTACGGCCACCTGAGACCGGTGCTCGACGGCATCCGCCGGGCGTCCGACCTCGAGCTGGTCCTCTTCGCGGCCGGGATGCACCTTGCTCCAGAGTTCGGCTCGACCGTGGGCGAGATCGAGGCCGACGGCGTCCCCATTGCCGAGCGCGTGCCCATGCTCGAACCGGGTGATTCACCCGAGGCGATCGCCGCCTCGACGGGGCGCGGGGTCGAGGGCTTCGCGCGCGCCTTCGCCCGTCAGCGCCCCAACCTCGTCGTCGTGCTCGGCGACCGCTTCGAGATGCTGGCCGCAGCGGTGGCGGCCTTGCCCTTCGCGCTCCCCGTCGCCCACATCCACGGCGGCGAGGTGTCCGAAGGCGCGATGGACAACCAGATCCGCCACGCGATCACCAAGCTGGCCCATCTCCACTTTGCCTCGGCCGAGGTCCACGCGCGCCGCATCGCGCACATGAGCGAGGAGGCCTGGCGCATCCACGCTGTCGGCGCGCCGGGACTCGACAGGATCGCCACCACGGCGCCGCTGTCGAGGGACGCCCTGGCGCGCGAGCTCGACCTGCCCCTCGACGGCCCGTGGCTCCTCGTGACCTTCCATCCCGTGACCCTCGAGTACCGCGAGACGGCGTCCCACGTCGAGGAGCTGCTGGCCGCGCTCGAGAAGACCGACGGCACGCTCGTCGTCACCTATCCGAACGCCGACACGTCGGGCCGGCTCATCATAGAGCGCCTCGAGGAATTCGCGGCGCGCCACCCGCGGCGCTGCCGGCTCGTGCGGAGCCTCGGCGAGCGCCTCTACCTCTCGCTGCTCCGCCACGCCGACCTGATGATCGGCAACTCCTCGAGCGGGCTCATCGAGGCGCCGTCCTTCGGGCTGCCCGTTGTCAACGTCGGCGCTCGCCAGCGCGGCCGCCTCCGCGGCGGCAACGTGATCGACGTCAAGCCCTCGCGCGAGGACATCCTGCGCGGCATCGAGGCGGCGCAGGCGCCCGCATTCCGCGCGATCGCGCGGGCGGCGGGGAACCCCTATGGCGACGGCCGCGCCGCCCCGCGCATCGTCGAGGTCCTGCGGACCGTCCCGCTCGATGCCCGCCTGGTCCAGAAGCGTTTCGCCGACCCTACGGGAGGCGCCTGA
- a CDS encoding Gfo/Idh/MocA family oxidoreductase has protein sequence MKLAIVGLGSIGRRHLQNFRAIGVDELTAYDAAPAQRDSAARQFPFASVTPTLEAALDGAQGVVICTPPDSHLAIARMGVDRSAHLMIEKPLTQSAAGVETLLRECDDKGLRVLTAYNWRYWPPMQLVEKMLKAGRIGALRAARTEYAYHLSTRYPGADYRTFYMADAKQGGGCLLDESHAIDYMRWLCGEITEVSAVVDHISSLEIATDDLADLTVRFASGAIGSIHMNLFAWNVHSHFELMGEQGVIQWRRLENDIRLFDPTANRWEVYPSGGQLNDMYVEEAKHFIACMRGETKPVCDGWDGLKTMRVIEAARKSAAERRWVTV, from the coding sequence GTGAAACTCGCCATCGTTGGGCTCGGATCCATCGGCCGCCGGCACCTGCAGAACTTCCGAGCTATCGGCGTGGACGAGCTGACGGCGTACGATGCCGCGCCGGCCCAGCGGGACTCGGCCGCTCGCCAGTTCCCTTTCGCCTCTGTCACGCCGACGCTCGAGGCAGCTCTCGACGGCGCGCAGGGCGTGGTGATCTGCACGCCGCCCGACTCCCACCTGGCCATCGCCCGCATGGGGGTGGACCGAAGCGCGCATCTGATGATCGAGAAGCCGCTGACGCAGTCCGCCGCCGGCGTGGAAACGCTGCTTCGTGAGTGCGACGACAAGGGCCTGCGGGTTCTCACCGCGTACAATTGGCGCTACTGGCCGCCCATGCAGCTGGTGGAGAAAATGCTCAAGGCGGGGCGGATCGGAGCGCTGCGAGCGGCACGTACCGAGTACGCCTATCACCTGAGCACCCGCTATCCCGGCGCCGACTACCGGACGTTCTACATGGCCGACGCCAAGCAGGGCGGCGGCTGCCTTCTCGACGAGAGCCATGCCATCGATTACATGCGGTGGCTGTGCGGCGAGATCACGGAGGTGAGCGCCGTCGTGGATCATATCTCGAGTCTCGAGATCGCGACGGACGACCTCGCCGATCTCACGGTGCGCTTCGCTTCGGGTGCGATCGGCAGCATCCACATGAATCTCTTCGCCTGGAACGTCCATAGCCACTTCGAGCTGATGGGTGAGCAAGGCGTCATCCAGTGGCGGCGCCTCGAGAACGACATCCGGCTGTTCGACCCCACAGCCAACCGCTGGGAGGTCTACCCGTCCGGCGGCCAGCTCAACGATATGTACGTGGAGGAAGCGAAGCACTTCATCGCGTGTATGCGCGGAGAAACCAAGCCGGTCTGTGACGGCTGGGACGGGCTCAAGACGATGCGCGTCATCGAGGCCGCCCGGAAGTCCGCGGCCGAGCGCCGCTGGGTCACGGTGTAG
- a CDS encoding nucleotide sugar dehydrogenase, producing the protein MNSVGVVGLGYVGLTLAVTLARKGFTVHGVDTSPAVLDALGKGRPHLFEPGLEEGLRAFLGDRLHVGPALPEGGVDAAIICVSTPVNPDTHAPELANLRAAAGHVALRCAPGALVIVRSTVPVGASRAVVLPELVTRWGRARLAFAPERTIQGQALRELEELPQVVGGLDPESAEAAAALFRRVTRRVVTVSSLEAAELVKLANNCHTDLIYSYGNEVALMAERWGLDPLEVIRAANFEYPRPDLAKPGFVGGACLSKDPYILQSALREVGYTPWLVGQARGLNEHLPVHVAERLIAMIREMRGRAEGARLSVLGWAYKGWPPTDDMRGTPIVSMLPLLRVAGLELRGHDYLVAPDVIRGLGAEPVTPEAAFDGADAVLVITNHPEYAKLDLGRLLPGLRRPALLYDCWRMLDEETVRGAGVRYAGIGYA; encoded by the coding sequence ATGAACAGCGTCGGCGTGGTTGGGCTGGGGTATGTGGGCCTGACGCTGGCGGTGACGCTGGCGCGCAAGGGCTTCACCGTCCACGGCGTGGACACGTCTCCCGCCGTCCTCGACGCGCTCGGAAAGGGTCGGCCGCATCTCTTCGAGCCGGGGCTCGAGGAGGGTCTTCGTGCCTTCCTGGGCGACCGGCTCCACGTCGGGCCGGCCTTGCCCGAGGGCGGCGTGGACGCGGCCATCATCTGTGTCTCCACGCCCGTCAACCCCGACACCCACGCCCCCGAGCTTGCCAACCTCCGCGCCGCCGCGGGGCACGTCGCCCTGCGCTGCGCGCCCGGCGCGCTCGTGATCGTTCGCAGCACGGTGCCCGTCGGCGCGAGCCGGGCCGTGGTGCTGCCGGAGCTCGTCACGCGGTGGGGGCGGGCGCGGCTGGCCTTCGCGCCCGAGCGGACCATCCAGGGGCAGGCGCTTCGCGAGCTGGAAGAGCTGCCTCAGGTGGTGGGCGGCCTCGACCCCGAGAGCGCGGAGGCCGCGGCGGCGCTCTTCCGCCGCGTCACCCGTCGGGTCGTCACCGTCTCCTCGCTCGAGGCAGCCGAGCTCGTCAAGCTCGCGAACAACTGTCACACCGACCTCATCTACTCGTACGGCAACGAGGTCGCGCTGATGGCCGAGCGCTGGGGCCTCGACCCGCTCGAGGTGATCCGCGCAGCCAATTTCGAGTACCCGCGCCCCGACCTGGCCAAGCCGGGCTTCGTCGGCGGCGCGTGCCTGTCCAAGGACCCCTACATCCTCCAGAGTGCCTTGCGCGAGGTCGGCTACACGCCATGGCTCGTCGGCCAGGCGCGCGGGCTCAACGAGCACCTGCCGGTTCACGTGGCCGAGCGGCTGATCGCCATGATCCGCGAGATGCGCGGGCGGGCGGAGGGTGCCCGGCTGTCCGTGCTCGGCTGGGCCTACAAGGGCTGGCCGCCGACCGACGACATGCGCGGGACGCCGATCGTTTCCATGCTCCCGCTCTTGAGAGTGGCGGGACTCGAGCTTCGAGGGCATGACTACCTCGTCGCCCCCGACGTGATCCGGGGACTCGGCGCTGAGCCGGTGACCCCCGAGGCCGCCTTCGACGGCGCCGACGCCGTGCTCGTCATCACGAACCATCCGGAGTACGCCAAACTCGACCTCGGGCGGCTCCTGCCGGGCCTGCGCCGGCCGGCCCTCCTCTACGACTGCTGGCGCATGCTCGATGAGGAGACGGTTCGCGGGGCCGGGGTGCGCTACGCGGGGATCGGCTATGCCTAG
- the neuB gene encoding N-acetylneuraminate synthase, translated as MSAGARPFAIGERRIGPGASVFIVAEAGVNHNGDPALARRLVDAAAECGADAVKFQTFRVDALLTRGAPKAGYQVETTGAGESQRDMLARLELSLEVLAELKDRAAKHGLIFFSAPFDEESADVLDALGVALFKVPSGEITNLPLLRHVAAKARPMILSTGMSSLEEVEQAVAAIRLAGDPPLAVLHCLSAYPAPGAETNLRAMDTLAARLGCPIGFSDHTLGIEIAVAAAARGAQIIEKHLTLDTSLTGPDHRASLDPPTFAAMVRAIRNVESAIGDGVKRPMPSEADTRRVARKSLVAARALRAGESLAAGDIVIKRPGTGISPAELPRLLGCRLTRDVAADEVIPWEAVGKP; from the coding sequence GTGAGCGCCGGAGCCCGTCCCTTCGCGATCGGCGAGCGGCGGATCGGTCCGGGCGCCTCCGTCTTCATCGTGGCCGAGGCGGGTGTGAACCACAACGGCGATCCGGCGCTGGCGCGGCGTCTGGTGGACGCGGCGGCCGAGTGCGGCGCCGATGCCGTCAAGTTCCAGACCTTTCGCGTGGACGCGTTGCTGACCCGTGGCGCGCCCAAGGCCGGCTACCAGGTCGAGACGACGGGCGCTGGCGAGAGCCAGCGCGACATGCTGGCCCGCCTCGAGCTGAGCCTCGAGGTCCTGGCCGAGCTCAAGGATCGCGCGGCCAAGCACGGCCTCATCTTCTTCTCGGCGCCCTTCGACGAGGAGAGCGCGGATGTCCTCGACGCGCTCGGCGTGGCGCTCTTCAAGGTTCCCTCGGGTGAGATCACCAATCTCCCGCTTTTGCGGCACGTGGCCGCGAAGGCCCGTCCGATGATCCTCTCGACCGGCATGTCGAGCCTGGAGGAGGTCGAGCAGGCGGTGGCGGCCATTCGCTTGGCGGGCGATCCGCCGCTGGCCGTCCTCCACTGCCTCTCCGCCTATCCGGCGCCGGGCGCCGAGACCAACCTGCGCGCCATGGACACGCTGGCGGCCCGCCTCGGCTGCCCTATCGGCTTCTCCGACCACACGCTCGGCATCGAGATCGCCGTCGCCGCGGCCGCGCGCGGCGCGCAGATCATCGAGAAGCACCTGACGCTCGACACGAGCCTGACGGGCCCCGACCACCGTGCCTCCCTCGATCCGCCCACCTTCGCGGCCATGGTGCGGGCGATCCGCAACGTAGAATCTGCCATCGGCGACGGTGTCAAGCGGCCGATGCCCTCCGAAGCCGACACGCGGCGCGTGGCGCGCAAGAGCCTGGTGGCGGCGCGTGCCCTCAGGGCGGGTGAGTCCCTCGCGGCCGGCGATATCGTGATCAAGCGTCCCGGCACGGGCATTTCCCCGGCCGAACTGCCGCGTCTCCTGGGCTGCCGCCTCACTCGGGACGTCGCCGCCGACGAGGTGATTCCGTGGGAAGCGGTCGGCAAGCCATGA
- a CDS encoding nucleotidyltransferase family protein: MADLAGCILGLGASLRDVLEAMTRSGKQIVLVVDADGRLAGVVTDGDIRRAMLRGASLDAKVDEVVNRAPLVGPAGLSATEALQFMRTRSVRHLPLLDAERRVVGLLRLEDLLVPPPLPTPAVIMAGGEGRRLRPLTESTPKPLIAVGGRPLIEIMIERLRQSGIGDITIALHHKSEMIRERLGDGSRLGVRIDYALEPKPLGTMGALTLLRDRLDAPFFVVNADILTKCDFRAMWDFHRGHETAAMTVGVSIHQVDIPYGEFTLHDGRVTRVEEKPRKEFPVNAGIYLLDPGAIELIPAGEYFDATDMIRTLVDRGRVVAAHLIREYWLDVGRVHDLEKANRDVAEGLLD; the protein is encoded by the coding sequence ATGGCCGATCTTGCCGGCTGCATCCTGGGCCTGGGCGCGAGCCTGCGTGACGTCCTCGAGGCCATGACCCGGAGCGGCAAGCAGATCGTGCTCGTGGTTGACGCCGACGGCCGGCTGGCAGGAGTCGTCACCGACGGCGACATCCGCCGGGCCATGCTTCGCGGCGCGTCCCTCGACGCCAAAGTGGACGAGGTCGTCAACCGCGCTCCGCTGGTGGGGCCGGCCGGCCTGTCCGCCACGGAGGCGCTCCAGTTCATGCGCACGCGGTCCGTGCGGCACCTGCCGCTGCTCGACGCCGAGCGGCGCGTGGTGGGTCTGCTGCGGCTCGAGGACCTCCTGGTGCCGCCGCCTCTGCCGACCCCGGCCGTGATCATGGCGGGCGGCGAGGGCCGGCGACTCCGGCCGCTGACGGAGTCAACGCCCAAGCCGCTCATTGCCGTGGGCGGCAGGCCGTTGATCGAGATCATGATCGAGCGGCTGCGCCAGTCGGGCATCGGCGACATCACGATCGCGCTCCACCACAAGTCGGAGATGATCCGGGAGCGCCTGGGCGACGGCAGCCGCTTGGGCGTGCGCATCGACTACGCGCTCGAGCCCAAGCCGCTCGGGACCATGGGGGCGCTGACGCTCCTGCGGGACCGCCTCGACGCCCCCTTCTTCGTCGTCAACGCCGACATCCTGACCAAGTGCGACTTCCGCGCGATGTGGGACTTCCACCGGGGCCACGAGACCGCCGCGATGACCGTGGGCGTGTCGATCCACCAGGTGGACATCCCCTATGGCGAGTTCACGCTCCACGACGGGCGCGTCACCCGCGTGGAGGAGAAGCCGCGCAAGGAGTTTCCGGTCAACGCCGGGATCTACCTGCTCGATCCGGGCGCGATCGAGCTGATTCCGGCAGGGGAGTACTTCGACGCCACGGACATGATCCGGACGCTGGTCGACCGCGGGCGCGTCGTGGCGGCCCATCTGATCCGCGAGTACTGGCTCGACGTCGGGCGGGTCCACGACCTCGAGAAGGCCAACCGCGACGTCGCCGAGGGGCTGCTCGACTAA
- a CDS encoding NeuD/PglB/VioB family sugar acetyltransferase, which yields MAGRLLILGAGGHGRAVADLAAECGWTVAGFTDRSKGPGVLGVDKDVAALARAGKIDGAIVGVGNTALTQRATLFALLKSAGIEAPSLVHPRAVVSRSSAIGEGSVVFPGGVLGAHVVVGDNAVIYSGVVIEHECRIGDHAYISPGAVLSGTVIVEAGVFIGAGAVLLPGITVGAGATVAAGAVVTHDVTPGATVMGVPAKPAGART from the coding sequence ATGGCCGGGCGGCTGCTGATCCTGGGCGCGGGCGGGCACGGGCGGGCCGTCGCCGACCTCGCGGCCGAGTGCGGCTGGACGGTGGCGGGCTTCACCGACCGGTCGAAGGGCCCCGGCGTGCTGGGCGTGGACAAGGATGTGGCGGCGCTCGCGCGCGCCGGAAAGATCGACGGGGCCATCGTGGGAGTGGGCAACACCGCGCTCACTCAGCGGGCCACCCTCTTCGCCCTCCTCAAATCGGCCGGCATCGAAGCGCCCAGCCTGGTCCATCCCCGCGCCGTCGTCTCGCGCTCGAGCGCGATCGGCGAAGGCAGCGTGGTGTTTCCCGGCGGCGTGCTCGGCGCCCACGTCGTGGTCGGCGACAACGCGGTCATCTACAGCGGTGTTGTGATCGAGCACGAGTGCCGGATCGGCGACCACGCCTATATCTCGCCGGGCGCTGTCCTGTCGGGCACCGTCATCGTCGAGGCCGGCGTCTTTATCGGCGCGGGTGCCGTGCTGCTTCCGGGGATCACCGTGGGCGCAGGAGCGACCGTGGCGGCCGGCGCCGTCGTGACCCATGACGTCACGCCGGGCGCTACGGTGATGGGCGTGCCGGCCAAACCGGCCGGGGCCCGCACATGA
- a CDS encoding acylneuraminate cytidylyltransferase family protein has protein sequence MARAPYAFGVIPARGGSKGLPGKNLRTLGALSLIGQAIASARESKLLTRVIVSTDSPEIAEEARRHGGEVPFMRPAELASDQAGMVPVLQHAVRWLESAAKARPDLIVTLQPTSPFRAGVEIDETIRKVIETGSDSAQTLCEASYHPFFMKTLDGDRTVALFPDGHKYVRRQDAPPVYQPSGAVYVTRYAMLMDHGHVLGEDNRGVVQGFEASVNIDTEWDFLLAELLLREGRAPIPPGRR, from the coding sequence ATGGCGCGGGCGCCGTACGCCTTCGGCGTCATTCCCGCGCGCGGCGGCTCCAAGGGCCTGCCGGGAAAGAATTTGCGCACGCTCGGTGCGCTCTCGCTGATCGGCCAGGCCATCGCCTCGGCCCGCGAATCCAAGCTGCTCACGCGCGTGATCGTCTCGACGGACAGCCCAGAGATTGCCGAGGAAGCGAGGCGCCACGGCGGTGAGGTGCCATTCATGAGACCGGCCGAGCTCGCCTCGGATCAGGCCGGCATGGTGCCGGTGCTCCAGCACGCGGTGCGGTGGCTCGAGTCCGCCGCGAAAGCAAGGCCCGACCTCATCGTGACGCTCCAGCCCACGTCGCCGTTCCGCGCCGGCGTCGAGATCGACGAGACGATCCGGAAGGTCATCGAGACGGGCTCGGACTCGGCACAGACGCTGTGCGAGGCTTCGTACCATCCGTTCTTCATGAAGACGCTCGACGGCGATCGAACGGTCGCTCTTTTTCCCGACGGGCACAAGTATGTCCGGCGTCAGGATGCCCCGCCCGTGTACCAGCCGTCGGGCGCCGTGTATGTCACCCGCTACGCGATGCTGATGGACCACGGGCACGTCCTCGGCGAGGACAACCGCGGCGTGGTCCAGGGCTTCGAGGCCTCGGTCAACATCGACACCGAGTGGGACTTTCTCCTGGCCGAGCTGCTGCTGCGGGAGGGGCGCGCGCCTATTCCGCCCGGTCGGCGGTGA